The following are from one region of the Brienomyrus brachyistius isolate T26 chromosome 13, BBRACH_0.4, whole genome shotgun sequence genome:
- the LOC125705802 gene encoding uncharacterized protein K02A2.6-like, whose amino-acid sequence MDQVLQGLDGVICYLDDILLTGKDTDRHLATLEEVLRRLEVSNLRVKREKCEFMKSSVSYLGHVIDAMGIHPMGEKTDAIQKAAVPKNVTELRSFLALLNYYGKFISNLSTLIQPMTALLHKDVVWEWSEKCQSAFEKAKQSLQSDKLLVHYDPDLPLMLACDASPYGVGAVISHKMNDGSERPIAFASRMLTKTEQNYSQIEKEALGLVFGVMKFHEYLYGRKFLLVTDHKPLLKILGPKTGVPTLAAARMQRWALILAAYTYEIQYKRSEQHGNADALSRLPVKPSMDVVSNPVYRVAYLEELPITAREIAKETDKDPVLKVVKQLVLTGWPKHVQDEALKPYFQRKYELTVEDDCLLWGLRVVVPEKLRGRLLSELHEHHWGIVKMKSLARSFFWWPTLDESIEREVSECSICQQQRSMPATARVHTWKWSSSPWERIHIDFAEDHKQMFLVVMDAYARWPEVIPMHTTTSAKTIDVLRTLFAAYGSPKEVITDNGPQFVSQEFETFLTRNGVKHIKSPAYHPASNGLAERLVQNLKKSLAKNRALGGMTLEHCVANFLFGYRNTPHTTTGKTPAELFLRRQLRTRLSLLRPEFSHRMQTETEPHLPRVRSFSVGQQVLVKNYRGGEKWLNGVIREVLGPVTYNVEVDGKCVKKHVNQMLSTKVNPAQRQVDSGADAGLDFDEFTTGRDWEQPVSKTVEEQPIVPSPPLVVERSSRPVRNRRPPERLNL is encoded by the coding sequence ATGGATCAAGTACTTCAAGGGCTGGACGGTGTCATCTGCTACTTAGATGATATCTTACTGACTGGAAAGGATACAGACAGACACCTAGCTACCTTGGAAGAGGTTCTTAGGAGGCTAGAAGTTTCCAATCTCAGGGTAAAACGAGAGAAGTGTGAGTTTATGAAGAGCAGTGTGTCGTACTTGGGGCATGTCATAGATGCTATGGGCATTCACCCAATGGGAGAAAAGACAGATGCTATCCAGAAAGCTGCAGTTCCGAAAAATGTGACGGAACTCAGGTCATTCTTAGCACTGTTGAATTATTATGGGAAGTTTATCTCCAATCTATCTACCTTGATTCAGCCCATGACAGCACTGCTGCACAAAGATGTTGTTTGGGAATGGTCAGAGAAATGTCAAAGTGCATTTGAAAaggcaaaacaatctcttcagtCTGACAAATTGTTAGTACATTATGACCCTGACTTACCGCTGATGTTAGCCTGTGATGCCTCTCCTTATGGAGTTGGTGCGGTGATTAGTCATAAAATGAATGATGGAAGTGAGAGACCGATTGCATTTGCTTCGAGAATGTTGACAAAAACAGAGCAGAATTATTCACAGATTGAGAAAGAGGCTCTTGGTCTGGTTTTTGGGGTTATGAAGTTCCATGAATACCTTTATGGTAGGAAATTTCTGTTAGTGACCGACCATAAGCCATTGTTGAAAATCTTGGGGCCAAAAACTGGTGTGCCAACACTGGCCGCAGCAAGAATGCAAAGATGGGCTCTAATTTTAGCAGCGTACACCTATGAGATTCAATACAAGAGGTCAGAGCAGCATGGCAATGCTGATGCCTTATCAAGGTTACCTGTGAAACCTAGCATGGATGTGGTGTCTAATCCAGTATACAGAGTTGCATATCTGGAAGAATTGCCTATTACGGCGAGAGAAATTGCCAAAGAGACAGATAAAGATCCTGTTTTGAAGGTAGTTAAGCAACTGGTTTTGACCGGCTGGCCAAAACATGTGCAGGATGAGGCATTGAAGCCTTATTTTCAGAGAAAATATGAGCTAACTGTGGAAGATGATTGTCTCTTATGGGGCTTACGAGTGGTAGTTCCTGAGAAATTGAGAGGGAGATTACTCTCCGAACTACATGAACACCACTGGGGGATAGTTAAGATGAAATCCCTAGCCAGAAGTTTCTTCTGGTGGCCTACATTAGACGAGAGCATTGAACGTGAGGTGAGTGAGTGCAGTATTTGCCAACAACAGCGTAGTATGCCAGCTACTGCACGAGTACATACTTGGAAATGGTCTTCAAGTCCATGGGAGAGAATACACATTGATTTTGCTGAGGACCACAAGCAGATGTTCTTAGTAGTGATGGACGCTTATGCTAGATGGCCCGAGGTTATTCCCATGCACACTACTACATCAGCTAAAACAATAGATGTGCTGAGAACTTTGTTTGCAGCTTATGGCTCACCAAAAGAAGTGATAACAGATAACGGACCTCAGTTCGTTTCACAAGAGTTTGAGACATTCCTTACTAGAAATGGAGTGAAACACATTAAATCGCCTGCATACCATCCTGCAAGTAATGGTTTAGCTGAGAGATTAGTACAGAATCTTAAGAAATCGCTTGCAAAGAATAGAGCACTTGGAGGCATGACGCTTGAGCATTGTGTAGCAAATTTTCTTTTTGGATACAGGAACACGCCCCACACTACAACAGGCAAGACACCCGCTGAGCTGTTTCTGAGAAGACAGTTGCGAACGAGGTTGTCACTTCTCAGACCAGAGTTTTCTCATAGAATGCAAACTGAGACAGAACCACACCTTCCTCGTGTTAGGTCTTTCTCTGTGGGTCAACAAGTTTTGGTAAAGAATTACAGGGGAGGGGAAAAATGGTTGAATGGTGTCATACGCGAAGTGTTGGGTCCTGTGACGTACAATGTTGAAGTAGATGGAAAGTGTGTGAAAAAACATGTAAACCAGATGTTGAGTACCAAGGTAAATCCTGCACAGAGACAAGTGGACTCTGGTGCAGATGCAGGTCTGGACTTTGATGAGTTCACTACAGGCCGTGATTGGGAACAACCTGTGTCAAAGACGGTAGAAGAACAACCCATAGTACCATCACCACCGCTGGTTGTGGAACGCAGCAGCCGTCCTGTGAGAAACAGACGTCCTCCTGAAAGACTGAACTTGTAA